In Kitasatospora sp. NA04385, a single genomic region encodes these proteins:
- a CDS encoding SDR family oxidoreductase, whose amino-acid sequence MIIVTGATGALGRRIVERLLERLPADRVGVSVRDPGKAGDLADRGVRVRPGSFDAPASLAHAFEGAEQVLLVSLDRTGEECVTGHRAAIDAAVRAGAARILYTSQMGAAHDSCFQACRDHARTEDLLRATGRPWTALRNGFYTASALRFLEAARHTGDIALPADGPVAWTGHDDLAEAAAAILTDEGRFEGPTPPLTAPAALDFDAVARLAARVTGRSFARTVVSDEAFREQAVAHGAPAPIADLMVSIFAAAREGEFATVDPTLAELLGREPAGFPALLERAWAA is encoded by the coding sequence GTGATCATCGTGACCGGAGCCACCGGAGCACTCGGCCGCCGCATCGTCGAACGCCTCCTCGAACGACTTCCCGCCGACCGCGTCGGCGTCAGCGTCCGGGACCCCGGCAAGGCCGGGGACCTCGCCGATCGCGGCGTCCGCGTCCGGCCCGGCAGCTTCGACGCCCCCGCCTCGCTGGCCCACGCCTTCGAGGGCGCCGAACAGGTGCTGCTGGTCTCCCTCGACCGCACGGGCGAGGAGTGCGTCACCGGCCACCGCGCCGCGATCGACGCGGCCGTGCGGGCCGGGGCCGCCCGCATCCTGTACACCAGCCAGATGGGCGCCGCCCACGACTCGTGCTTCCAGGCCTGCCGCGACCACGCCCGCACCGAGGACCTGCTGCGCGCCACCGGCCGCCCCTGGACGGCGCTGCGCAACGGCTTCTACACCGCCAGCGCCCTGCGGTTCCTGGAGGCCGCCCGGCACACCGGCGACATCGCCCTGCCCGCCGACGGCCCGGTCGCCTGGACCGGCCACGACGACCTCGCCGAGGCCGCGGCGGCGATCCTCACCGACGAAGGCCGCTTCGAGGGCCCCACCCCGCCGCTCACCGCCCCGGCCGCGCTCGACTTCGACGCCGTCGCCCGGCTGGCGGCCCGGGTCACCGGACGCTCCTTCGCCCGCACCGTCGTCTCCGACGAAGCCTTCCGCGAGCAGGCCGTGGCGCACGGCGCCCCCGCCCCGATCGCCGACCTGATGGTGAGCATCTTCGCGGCGGCCCGGGAGGGCGAGTTCGCCACCGTCGACCCGACCCTGGCCGAACTCCTCGGCCGGGAGCCCGCCGGCTTCCCCGCCCTGCTGGAGCGGGCCTGGGCCGCCTAG
- a CDS encoding SGNH/GDSL hydrolase family protein, with translation MTVRFAALGDSLTEGVGDPVPGGWRGWAALLAPTLSPGPVEFRNLATSGALSRDLLVSQLPTALALRPRFAAVLVGGNDTLRASFDLAATAHRFASVLSSLTSIGAVPLTACLPDPGRLLGLPAPLARPLARRMRGVNAVVHALSAHYGAAHLHLAELPWTQRRELLSADRLHPSAVGHQLIAREFHALLAAAGHPVGPPPVPFAVPAPGRGADLWWMATQGTRWVAARSTDLLPGLVALAALEARHLLRGSADRLDRAGAEATAAIVTRLTATRPRPADRLEAISNDQ, from the coding sequence ATGACAGTTCGATTCGCCGCGCTCGGCGACTCCCTCACCGAGGGCGTCGGCGATCCGGTGCCCGGCGGGTGGCGGGGTTGGGCGGCGCTGCTCGCCCCTACCCTCTCGCCCGGTCCCGTCGAGTTCCGCAACCTCGCCACCAGCGGGGCGCTCAGCCGAGACCTGCTGGTCTCCCAACTGCCCACCGCGCTCGCCCTGCGCCCGCGGTTCGCGGCGGTGCTGGTCGGCGGCAACGACACCCTGCGGGCCTCCTTCGACCTGGCGGCGACGGCCCACCGATTCGCCTCCGTCCTCTCCTCGCTGACCTCGATCGGGGCGGTCCCGCTGACCGCCTGCCTGCCCGATCCGGGCCGGCTGCTGGGGCTGCCCGCCCCACTGGCCCGGCCGCTGGCCCGGCGGATGCGGGGCGTCAACGCGGTGGTGCACGCGCTGTCGGCGCACTACGGCGCGGCGCACCTGCACCTGGCGGAGCTGCCCTGGACGCAGCGGCGCGAGCTGCTGAGCGCGGACCGGCTGCATCCGAGCGCGGTGGGCCACCAGTTGATCGCCCGCGAGTTCCACGCCCTGCTCGCCGCGGCCGGGCATCCGGTCGGGCCACCGCCCGTCCCGTTCGCGGTACCGGCGCCCGGCCGCGGGGCCGACCTGTGGTGGATGGCCACCCAGGGCACCCGCTGGGTGGCGGCCCGCTCCACCGACCTGCTGCCGGGGCTGGTCGCCCTGGCCGCCCTGGAGGCCCGCCACCTGCTGCGCGGCTCGGCCGACCGTCTCGACCGGGCCGGGGCCGAGGCCACCGCCGCGATCGTCACCCGCCTGACCGCCACCCGGCCCCGCCCGGCCGACCGCCTGGAAGCGATCTCCAACGACCAGTAG
- a CDS encoding glycosyltransferase, which produces MNPQPARADGGLCIVRVANFVTPVSGGLRTALRHLGAGYLAAGHRPVLVVPGPARRDEWTEQGRVITLPGPRVPGTGGYRVLRDRRRLAALLEELAPDRLEVSDRTTLRWTGGWARAHGVRSMMVSHESATGVLGARGVPPGTARRLADRLNSLTAQGYDTVLCTTAWAAEEFERIGARNVERAPLGVDLETMRPECHDPALRAELADPQQVLLVMCSRLSGEKRPERALEALAELRRRHRVPAVLAVAGTGPLRGRLERQADRLRLPVRFLGHLAERPRVASLLATADAVIAPGPVETFGLAALEALACGTPVAVSRSSALPRVVGDAGLAADDTGAGFALAVRELLERPEAERRAAARARAERFSWAAAATAFLTAHRAATAPSPDAPPLPSSAPAATG; this is translated from the coding sequence GTGAACCCCCAACCGGCCCGCGCGGACGGCGGGTTGTGCATCGTCCGGGTGGCGAACTTCGTCACCCCGGTCTCGGGCGGCCTGCGGACGGCGCTGCGACACCTCGGCGCCGGCTACCTGGCGGCGGGCCACCGGCCGGTGCTGGTGGTGCCGGGGCCGGCCCGCCGCGACGAGTGGACCGAGCAGGGCCGGGTGATCACGCTGCCCGGCCCGCGCGTGCCCGGCACCGGCGGCTACCGGGTGCTCCGCGACAGGCGCCGACTCGCCGCGCTGCTGGAGGAGTTGGCGCCGGACCGGCTGGAGGTGTCGGACCGCACCACGCTGCGCTGGACGGGCGGGTGGGCCCGGGCGCACGGGGTGCGGTCGATGATGGTCTCGCACGAGAGCGCCACCGGCGTGCTCGGCGCCCGGGGGGTGCCGCCCGGCACCGCGCGACGGCTCGCGGACCGGCTCAACTCCCTTACCGCGCAGGGCTATGACACGGTGCTGTGCACGACGGCGTGGGCGGCCGAGGAGTTCGAGCGGATCGGCGCCCGCAACGTCGAGCGGGCGCCGCTGGGCGTGGACCTGGAGACGATGCGTCCGGAGTGCCACGACCCCGCGCTGCGGGCGGAGTTGGCCGATCCGCAGCAGGTGCTGCTGGTGATGTGCTCCCGGCTGTCCGGGGAGAAGCGGCCCGAACGGGCGCTGGAGGCGCTGGCCGAACTGCGCCGTCGGCACCGCGTTCCGGCCGTGCTGGCGGTCGCGGGGACGGGACCGCTGCGCGGCCGGCTGGAACGCCAGGCCGATCGACTACGGCTCCCGGTACGGTTCCTGGGCCATCTGGCGGAGCGCCCCCGGGTGGCGTCCCTGCTGGCCACGGCGGACGCGGTGATCGCGCCGGGCCCGGTGGAGACCTTCGGCCTGGCCGCGCTGGAGGCGCTGGCCTGCGGCACCCCCGTCGCGGTCAGCCGGTCCTCCGCGCTGCCCCGGGTGGTCGGGGACGCCGGTCTCGCGGCGGACGACACCGGGGCCGGATTCGCCCTCGCGGTGAGGGAGTTGCTGGAACGCCCGGAGGCGGAACGGCGGGCCGCCGCCCGGGCCAGGGCGGAGCGGTTCAGCTGGGCGGCGGCGGCCACCGCCTTCCTCACCGCCCACCGGGCCGCCACCGCACCCTCCCCCGACGCGCCCCCGCTCCCGTCCTCCGCCCCGGCCGCCACCGGGTGA